AATCCTTAAAAGCCTTTACTGTTTCATATACTCCTGCTTTTTCTATCAGCTCATAAGGTTTGCTGACAGTCAGGTTGGTTGAATAATTAAACCTGGGGGTTTCATCCTTACTACCTTTCTTTGCAGTCAATAAAATCACACCATAAGCAGCTCTGGCACCATAGATGGCAGCAGAAGAAGCATCTTTCAATACCGTAATAGACTCAATATCATTCGGGTTGATCGTATTGATATCTACCGGAACATTGTCCATCAAAATCAGAGGTTCAGCTCCGGTTATATTGGTCGTTCCACGGATATTGATCTTGCTGCTTGCTCCTGGAGCTGCATTTTCTGTTTTGATTTGTAACCCAGGTACAGCCCCTTCCAGTGCTTTCGACATAGAAGTCACCGGTCGGCTACCTACCACATTATCCATATTGGCTACAGAAACAGCTCCCGTCAAATTCGCTTTTTTCTGTGTACCGTAACCTACTACCACCACTTCATTCAGACTCTGTGTATCTTCTGCCAAAACGACATTTAAGATTGTTTTACCCTTCAATGCGATTTCCTGTGGCTTATACCCTATATAAGATATGATAATTTCCGCATTATCGGAAGGAACTTCCAGCGTAAATCCTCCGTCAATATCTGTAATAGTACCGTTGGTAGTGCCTTTCACTGAAATATTTGCCCCGATGATACTTTCTCCGGTATGATCTTTTACCGTACCTGTTATCTTATGGGATTTCTGTGTGGGTTTAGGAGTCAATAATATCTTTCTGTTTTCTATCCGGTAGGAATAATCTCTGAATACATCGCTTAATATTCCTTCAATATTCCCTTTCCGAATATTGACATCTACCTTTTTGGTCAAATCGACCTCTTCCGTACTATAAAAGAAAACAAATTCAGTTTGCTTTTCGATGGCCTGTATAGCTTCTTTCAGCGAAACATTAGATAAATGTAAATCAATAGATGCTTTTTGTGCATAACCATTAACCGCTGATAATTGAAGAAAAGTAACAGAGACCAAAAATAGTATTAGTTTCATTTTCCTAAATGAATTAATGTTAAGAAAGGGCATATCATTCCCTCTCGTGGATTTTTTTTTCATATGTTTGTATTGCTTTAAATTAATAAGAAGCTCCCGATTGTCGCATTTTGAGAGCTGATTTTAATTACACACATTAGGCGGATGTTTCCAGCATCTGCCTAATTTTTTTCATTTTGACATTTATATCATAGGCTATCAGATTTAAAAAGGTGAATATTATATTTTATAAAGAACTATGGTATCGTCTTTTATGGTATAATCGATACGAACCAATATAGACAACATCTTCAGGATTTCCTCTTTCGATTCATTTCGTATCGTCAATGAATACCTGGAATCCAAAGGAACCCCCTGTTTACAGGAAATAGAAATGCCGTACCATCGTTCCATTTTCCGAAGGATAGTGGAAAGACGTTCATCCGCAAAGACTAACTTTTCTGCAGTCCATAATGCATATTCGGCAGCATCTACCCGATCTACTGTATAACGGTTTGTCTGCCTGTCGAGAGATAACTTTTCATTTGGAGAAAGAACACGCCTTTCTCCGTTACTTTTCATCATAACTTCAACTTTACCTGACAACAGAACAGTTTCCGAAATATTTTTCTTTTCATAATTCTGAACATCAAAACGAGTACCCAATACTTTGACCGACATATCGGATGTCTCTACATAAAAAGGAGCTTTTACATTTGGCGTTACCTCAAAATAACCTTCTCCTATTAGTTTCACTTTACGAACTCCCTCTTCAAATTGATCCGGGTAAATCAATTTACTATTACTGTTCAGCCATGCCAATGTACCATCCGGCAATGTCACAGAACCTTTGTGCCCGGGTCCCATAATAGCCTGGTTCATGACAACATTCACTATTTGAGATGTATGTGGTGTACTCTCTTTTCCAATAAAAAATGCCATGGCGGAACAGGCTATCAGCAAAGCGATCGAAGCTGCAATCTTTACCAAACGTATAGAGATACCATTTTTACTCTTTCTATTTTCAAATGCCAGTGCACTTTCCCTGAAACGGATGAAAGCATTGGCACTCTCGCCATAGCGTGAAGAGACAGAGGCTTCCGATGCAAACCATAAATCTCTCGTTATAGCAAACTGCCGCTGATTATCTATGTTTTCATCCAACCACTCCAGTAATGCTCTCATTTCATTTTCCGTAGCAGTTTGATTCAAATATTTTATAATAATATCTTCCATTTTATTCCTTGTTTATATCTATCACATAAATCTTTCATTTATCCCTTGCCCGACACTTAAAAATAAACATCATTTAACACATAGTCTGTTACAAACAGCCGAATAAGTCAAAATTCGGATAGAAACTTGTATCGATCTATAAAATAAATATCTTTGTAGAAGAGAAAAAGCTTATTTGATCAGAGAAAAAATGCACAACGGATACGACATAACAAAAAACAAGGCCTTGAAACAAGACTTCATTTTTTTCGAGGATTTATTTCATATCTATTACTGTTCCCTACTTGCATTTGCCAACAAGTATACTAACGACAGGCAGGCTTCCGAAGATATAGTGCAGGATGTTTTTATGGCTTTATGGATGAAGCGGGACACGATCAACTTTAACGACCCAATAAAGCCTTATTTGTATAAAGCCACATATAATAAGTCAATCACCTATCTTAATTCATTGCAAGAGAATGTCAATATAGACGAGCAAAATATCAAATTACAATTACAGCAAAAAATTATCAGCTTCGATCTGCAGGATTCATTATTACTGAAAGAAGTATCAGAAGAAATCATTTCATGTGTAGATACGTTGCCCGAACAATGTCGTAAAGTGTTTCTGCTAAGCCGTGGACAAGGGCTTAAAAATAAAGAGATCGCTTTACAATTAAATATCAGCGAGAAAACTGTAGAAGGGCATATCAGTAAGGCTTTAGCAGAAATCCGGTCACATCTTAGAAAACTGGACTTAATGCCTATGGTAGGATATATCTTATATCAATGCATAGGAATCTCCTAAAATGAAATTCTCCAATAAAAAAGGGCTACCGTTTTCACCGTAGCCCTATACATTCATCAATAAACTATTTTTTTACAATGTAAACTCTCCCTGCAACCGAATATCATCCGAAGCAGCTCCAATCATTACCTTGAAATCACCCGGTTCGACCACCTGTTTCATTTCCATATTATAAAGAGACAATTCCTCTTCACCCAACGTGAAAGTAACTTTTTTGCTTTCACCTTTCTTCAAAGCAATCCGCTCGAAAGCCTTTAACAGGATCGGGGCCTGGGATACAGAAGCTACTTTGTCGCAAATATAAAGCTGGACAACCTCTTCCCCGTCACGGTCGCCGGTATTGGTTACCGTGCAACTTACCGTTTGTAAGGCATCTTTGCCGTTACCCTTTTGCATTTCCAGCTGGCTGTATTCAAATTTAGTATAGCTCAAGCCATAACCGAAAGCATACAGAGGAGTTCCTTCACTCTCTACATAAGCACGCTGCTTGCCCTGTGAATAAAACAAAGGCAACTGACCTTCGCTACGAGGAACGGATACCGGCAAACGTCCGGCCGGGTTGTAATCGCCAAACAGAACATCGGCAATGGCTGTTCCTCCCTGCTCGCCCGGATACCAGGCAGTCAGCAAAGCCTGGGCTTTCTCCGAAGCCAGATTCATATTCAGTGTACGTCCCTGTATATAAACAACAATCAACGGTTTACCTGTGGCGGCAAGGGCTTCCAGCAACGGTTCCTGATCACCCAATAAACGCAAGGTGCTACGGTCGTATCCTTCGCCACAATCCATATCCGGTAGCACTTGGATTCCATCCGTAGAAACATCGGCAGCACCGGTTCCTATATATTTCGTTTTGAAATCACGTGCACTGGAACCACCGACTACCAATACTACCGCATCGGCAGCACGGGCAGCTTCCACCGCTGCAGGGATATTGCTGGCCGTTACATCACGGATCGCACAGCCTTTCACATAGTTCACTTTCGTAGAAGGAGAAACCGCTTTCCGTATGCCATCCAATACCGTAACGATCTCTTCACGTTCCTGAGGAGCCGTATAGTCACCCAGCTGGTTATACATCATATCGGCATTCGGACCGATCACGGCGATACTTCCGATATTTTTTTTCAAAGGTAATACTCCATCGTTCTTTAACAGGACAATCCCTTCACGGGCTACCTCACGAGCCAGCTCCTTATGTGCCTTTGAGCGTACCAGCTGCTTCGCCTGTTCCGGAGAAACATACGGATTCTCGAACAATCCCATACGGAACTTTAAACGAAGTACGTTAGCGACTGCCCTGTCGAGATCCTCCATAGTGATAGAACCTTCTTCAAAGGCTTTCTTCAAATTCTTGCCATACGCATTTCCTCCCAGGTCCATATCAAGACCGGCTTTCAGTGCCAGGACGGCGGCTTCCTTATTATCTTTTGCCACCCTCGCTCCGACAATTCCTTCGATACTTGTCAGGTCTGAATAGACAAAGCCTTTAAATCCCCACTGATCACGAAGCACATCCGTCAGCAGATATTTATTAGAAGTACAAGGAACGCCGTCGATAGAGTTATAGGAAGTCATGATCGTTCCCACGCCTGCTTCCACTGCCTTTTTGAAAGGGGGCAGATAATCGGAGAAAAGCTGGCGCATACCGACATTGGCACGTGCACCGTTATGTCCGGCTTCAGGAATACCGTAAGCGGCAAAATGTTTCAAAGTGGAAAAAAGATGTTTGCCGTCATTCTGCTCATTGCCCTGCATACCTTTCATAAAAGCAACGCCTAAATTAGAGGTCAGCACAGGATCTTCCCCGAAAGTCTCCTCCATACGCGACCAACGAGGTTCACGGGCAATATCCAATACCGGACCATAACCGATGTTAGCGCCTTGTGAGCGGGCTTCCAAAGCGATCGCCTCTCCCATTTTATACATCAGTTCCTCATTCCAGGTACTTGCCTGCGCCAGTGAAGTCGGAAAAACAGTGGTTCCGATAGCCATGTGTCCGTGCGGACACTCTTCGGCAAATAAGACAGGGATTCCCAAACGGGTTTCCTCCACTGCATATTTCTGTAAAGCATTCAGTGCTTTGGCTGATAATTTGGGATTCAAGCCTGTCTCCAATGTCTTTTGTGTCCAGGGATCAGCACGGAGAACCGCCCAAAATGAACCGATAGGCATTGCTTTCATCCGTTCTTTATAAAGGTCGGAGGCTACTACGCCATTTTTTGTTTTGGTATACATTTCCCAACCCAGCGGACAGCACAGCTGACCGACTTTTTCTTCGACGGTCATACGTCCTACCAGGTCTTTTACTCTATCTTCGACAGGTACCGTAGCCTGTTTATATAACGGCTGCTGAGCCATAGCCTGCCCTGCAAAAGCAATAAGGCCGATCAGTAAAGATGTTGTTTTACTCATATAACTATATTGTTGTTTTATTTAAGAAATTATCAGTTTTGAATGTTTCAATTATTATCAGATGTGAGATATCTTTCATTACAAGGCAACGCCTTGTGCCGCAGGCTCCGCCTCATAAAAGACTCAGTTTTTCCTATATTCGAGAGTGAAGCCTAACTGTCACTTGTCATCTGTCAACTAAAAACTGTAAAGCTATCGGTTCATTCTTTAATCCTTTCGGAAGAGTAACCTTTACTTTGCCGTCTTTGCAGGTGTATTTCACGGTCTTGTTTCCTTTCAGCATTTTCATCTTACCTGTCGGGATATTTCCGCTCCATTCGATCGTTTCAGGCAGATTTTCTCCTTCCGGCAAAGCATAAACGGCATATAAGGTCTTACCGTCTTTATCCGCAGTAAACCAAACATTGCCATCATTATAAACCAGAGTGATGCGGGTATTATAAATCGCTTTTCCATTTACTCTCAACCAGTCACCAATAACATGCAGGCGTTCTGCTACTGCATCTTCGATAGTTCCTTGCGGAGTCGGACCTACACCTAATAACAGACAACCACCTTTGGCTGTAATCTCAGCCAAAAGACCAATCACTTTAGTTGGAGATTTATAAGGTGCATTAGGAACCCATCCCCAATCATTACTCAATGTAATACAGCTTTCCCACGGATTATTCAATTGCGTTTCGGGGATGCTACGTTCCGGAGTCTGATAATTCTCATTTCTTCCGCGGATCGTACGGTCGACAGAGATCAACCCCGGTTGTGTGGAGGTACGCACCTTTGTCAATAACTTATCGAGATTGACATCGTCACCGGTCACCCAGCCGCCATCCAGCCAAAGGATATCGAAGTTACCATAATCTGTCATCAATTCATTCATCTGGTTATAAGTGAAATCCTGGTAGTTTTTCCACCAGTCCGGATGATTTTCTTTCTTATAATTCTGACGACGGTTAGCTGTTGCGAAATAAGGATTCCAAAACCATTCGCAATGCCAGTCCGGTTTAGAGAAATAACATCCGATCATAAAATCTTTCTGTCGAAAAGCATCGAACACGTGACGTGCCACATCTTTTTTCGGATCAGTACCGAAAGGACCGTTTGCGATGGAGAAGTCCGTAAACTTTGAATCGAACATACAGAAACCATCGTGATGCTTCGTTGTAAAGATCATATATTTCATTCCTGCATCCTGCATAATATCCGCCCATTTAGCAGGATCGAACTGTGTCGGGTTCAAAGAGTCCTTCAAACCATAATACCACTTCTTGTATTCATCGTAGGTCATATCTTTTTTGCGGGAGATCCAGTCTACATCCTCGGAACAGATGGACCATGACTCTACAATGCCCGGAACAGAATAAAGTCCCCAATGGAACAAAACACCGAATTTCTGATCTTGCCATTTATCCAGTTTATCCAAAACCTTTTGATCTGTAGGCCATTCATAGTCAGTTGAACGTTCGTGAACAAAACCTTGTACCTGTTGGGCATTTACATTTATCGTCAAAACGGCTCCTGTCAGGCATCCGAATAGTGTTTTCAGGATTTTCATAAAATCATCGTTTTAATTATTGTACATTATTAATTTTTCGTTTAAGTCTACTCTTAACGGGGATTAAAAAAGCACGGCAAGATACAGAAAATATCCTAAAAAGCAAAATGTAATTCTGACAGTATGTAACAAAAAAAAGATGCACGGATCTCATCGCCGATCCGCACATCTTCATCCAATTAACAATAATACCAAATAACTTTTGCTAAAGTATTTCTCTTACTATTTACTTATTAATGATATTTACCCACTCCCCTTTGCTCGTTTCAAAAGAAAGGATACCGTTCTCATTCGTAACTTCACCAGCATTTCCAGTGACAACCACTTCCTCCGCTCCAAACGGTGAAGCGATCCGGATAGTGCCGCCCTGCTCCGGATAGATACGCAGTTTGGTGATCTTTCCATTCTGTTTTTCTGCCGAAATAAGGAAAGCCCCCATAGCACGCAGGTTATCGAATGAAACGTTTGACCAGCCGGCAGGGATAGCCGGGAATACACGGATAATACCAGTGTGACTCTGCAGTAACATTTCCTGAATACCGGATGCAAAAGCAAAGTTACCTTCCAGGGTAAACGGACGATAAGTAAATTTCGATTTACCGCTCTTTGTCTGGTCACCGTTCGCATGGAATGTATTTCGAAGGCAGAAACATTCGGCAAATGTACGCAGTTTGTCGGCTGCTCCTTCGCCGTCGAAAGCACGGGCCTTCATGTTACCACACCAACTGTATGAATAGCCACACCACCAATCCGGTCCATAATCTTCTAATTTCTGAATGGTAGCCCGGATAATCTTCTGCGATTTTTCTCCCTGGCTCCAATCCAGCAACCCCAGCGGATGAATAGCCATCGCATGAGAGAAGTGACGGTGGGATTGATCGTATGAGAAACCTTTGGCAAAGGTCAGGGCACCTTCTTTATCGGTATCCAGTTCCGGCAGTTGTTCATTCAGCATCTGCCAATGGGCGGCTTCTTCCGGAATATTCAGTTCACCTGCCAGTTCTGAAGCAGCACCGAAAGCAAACTTCATTAAGGCCAGATCATAATTAGTCATATCTTTGAACCAGGCATTGATCGAATTATCATATATCTCCGGACTGGAACTCATCGTCAGTTTCCGGACACCCTGTGCATCCACTACGGATATCTGCTCCAGGAATGTAGCCACTTCTTTCAGGAATGGATAAGCACGGTCCTTCAGAAATTCACGATCCATCGAATACTTCCAGTGAAAATAAAAATGCTGTGCCAACCATGCTCCGGCAGTCTGCGACATAGAATACTGTATCCATCCGCCCATCGGTACACCTAGTAAAGTACAAACACCGGGCACATTCATACCGTCTGTTTCAAAATACTGACGGGTATATTCTTTGTAAACATCCCTTTGATTCCACAACGTATTCAGATAACCTAAACCCTCTTTCAGATGATTGCCCGTATAGGTCGGCCAGTAACTAAGCTGGGTATTCAGGTCATGGTGATAGTCGCCCTTCCAGGGTGGTAACTTACCGTTATCCGCTGTCCAGACAGCCTGCAACGAGATCGGATATGAATCCTCACGGGTAGCAGAGCCGTACTTATACATTTCATTATCATATTGTTTCTGTAAAACAGGATCGGGAAGTGTTACGGAAGACTGCGCCCAATAACTCTTCCAAAAATCCAAATGAGACTGATAATCCTGATTTATACCGCGCGTCATCGCTTCCTGCGTTTCATCCGATGCTTTATCTTGTACCAATGAAGAAGTCACACTCCACACTCCGCAAAGTGTTTTTCCTTTTTGCTCCCAGCGGACATTTACATCATATGAAAAACCATTCCACCCCTCCTGATGATAGGTAATCTGATTGGCATCTTCATTGATTTCCCCCTGTTTATATCCGAGACGACGCAAATCCTGTCCTTCTACAGAACTACCGGCTTCATTTCCACCGGTATTGTATTTAGGAGAAATCAAGGTCGGAGTGATTGACGACGGTAAATTCTCGAAAACAAACCAGCCGACTGGTTCGGTAGCATGGACAAATGTTTTCAATGTCGCCCCGTTTTCCCAGGTCGCTTCACAAAGTGCATTGTTCAAATACAAATGAACATCAGACGGAGACCCCAGTTTTTCCAACGAGAACTCCAACGCCGCTCCCGGTATTTTGGATGGAGCCGGTTGCTGGTTATATGGGTGATCGAACTTCTTCTGCACCGGCAGATAATCTCCTTTCATCACCTGCTCACGAACCCAGGCAAACCGGTTGTTCGGTCCCGAAATACTATCCATCGGGCGAAGATCCCAAAGGTCTGTCCTATCCAGTGAAAAGCGTAACGCCGAATCCCGCTGCCACACCAGGGCGCCGACCGTCGCATTACCTAACGGCATTCCTTCATCCCAGGTCTTTGCCAGATCCGGGAACTGCAGATCGCTGTCCGATGATACCACCGGCAGGTCAACAGATACATTACAGGCTGTCAACAGCCACACACTCAATGTCAGTAATAAGTTTTTCTTCATAACATAATACATCTAAAATTCTATTTTATCAACTCTCCTTTTATTCCGAAATCATCGATAACCAGCAATCCGTTCCCCTCTTTCACTACGGCGATATAAAAATCCGTACAGTCAGGAGTCGTGAAACGGACGTTACATGTTCCGGAACGATTCAAATCGTAGGAAAAGACCTCTTTACCGGTCGACAAGGATCTTCCGACTACCTTGTAAACATCCCTGGTATCTACCTTGTAATCAAATTCGACTTCATATTCCTGTCCCGGAGCGAAACGGATCATGGCAGGAGAAGTACGATATACCTCCCCGTTTCTTTCGCGCCAGGTAGCCAACGACCAATTCCCATGAATTGTATTATCCGTATAAACATCGTGTTTTTGAGACAGATGCGTAGTAAATGCACTGGGCTGACAAGCTATAAAAGGTCCCCAGCCCTCATCGACATGTTCAAAATCTTCAAAATAAGTATAACCGGCTTTTTGTGTTTGCAGGCATTCCACCAGACGAACATCATCGAAACATACGGCTGCCGTATCCTCTGAAGCGACACCGCCATTCAGTGAAAGAACAATCTCTTTTTGACCAGTCGGCATACGGAATGGTATCTTCAAACGCTGCCAGGTCGTCCGGAAACGATCCGTATTATCTGTATAATTCATGACATGGCTTTCCCGGATGGAGGTTTGTACCTTCAACACTTCTCCGCTTTGTATCGCCAGTCTCGCTTCTTTCCGGCCGATGACATTGACCCAAACAGAAGCTACATATTCCTTACCTGGTATCAGTCCGTTCACCACCTGGCTGACACCGGCAGTATCCTTTCCCTTTATCTCCAGATAGTCCTGTCCGTAAGCTGTTTCCCTGACAGCCAAAGCATCCATAGCTCCCTGCTTCTGCCAATAGTCAAACGACTGGCTGTCGAAACCTGTATCTTTTACCGGACTCCCCTCGCTCCAAATCATTTCCGGTAAAGGAGCCATCTCCCGCTTATAAATGACATACCCTTGGTCCGGCAAAGCATCTATCTCTATCCGACCGTTACGGACAGGAAGCGTTCCTGCCAACTTACGTCCCAAATCGCTCAAGGCATACAAATAAACCGTTTCCTGTCCTTTCCAGGATTCCGGTAACTGCCAGGTCGTTTTCCCTCCCTGTACATTATAGTGGTAAATCTTTTCTTCCGTTTCCGGATTCCAGGGAATGAATACACAGTCACCCGTCATTAGAGTCTGTTCTCCCCTCTGAATGACTGTTCCGTTCTTCCCGTCTCCCACGGCAAGTAAACCACTCTCCAATACAGCACGTGCCGTATCCAGCTGCAATACCGGATAATGCATCAAATACCGGTAAGGCAACTGTTTGGTAAAAAAGTTATGAATCACACCTTTAAAATCACGTCCTTTTTGCCAGCCCATAAAACCGATCTCCGCTCCCCGGTTATATCCTCCGAGTAAAGCCGGATGCATAGCATAGCCGTCCCGGTACTGATGATGAACCAAACGATGTATCAAGCTTTTAGCCTCCGGATTATAATGGATCCATACGGCCTCCTTATCAAACACATCTGCATCTTCCGTCCATACAGCCCAGCCATTTTGGTTGAATAACCGGGCAGTCTGATGAGCCAGCCAACGATATTCCCGATAGGTATCGAGATAAACAAAAGACAGGTCGGGCACATCTGCTTTCAGCCGGTTCAAACGTTCTTCAAAAGAACCTGCCAGCATATCCGCCTCTTTGTTCAGGAAATAAGACTGGTCCAGCCAGCTCCATGCAGGCATATCCGTCACGATTCGGTCATTGAAAGCTCTCGCCTCTGGATAAGATTCGCTATGATTGATATGAACTCCGATATGTGCATTATATTTCCGGGCTTCTTTTGCCAGAAATGCCAGATCGTCCTTTCCGCCCGCCCGTTCGTTATAATTACCTGAGTAGTCCGGATGGGCACTGTCATGCCCTTCGCTCTGATATCCTTTCAGTTCGAGCATCTGTCCGAAGCCATCGGTTGCCAGGTAAAACTTCTTGATATTATCCAACTGGCGAAGGAAGGGATACTGAGCACAGCTGGCAAAATTCATAGTAATCGTAGCATACGAGTTCTGTATCCTGTCTACGCCGAAAGGAGCCGGATATACCTGCTGCAAAGCAACAGCTCCGTCTTGCCAATCGACTTTATTGTCCCGATTGCAATCATCGGAGAGGATTACCTTTATATAAGGCAGTCCGACCACTTTTCCGTCATGTCCCCGATACATCCACTCGTTCCCCCAAATACCTGTCACCACCGAACCGGGTGTCTGTACCGATTGATACAAAAACTGACGGGTCGCATAAATAGAATTACTCTCAAGAGTTGCCACTAACTTATCTGAGTTCAGCAGTACAATGGAACCATACTGGCTGGTATTATCGACAGCCTTCTCTTTCAACGGATAGAATCTGTCGGCATGTACATTATCTGCTACAGACAGGCAACTTCCCGGAACCGTATCCGATAGGGATACCAAATTATGATCCGGAAAAGCCAGCGTCTTTACTTTGAAGTTTCCTTTTTCTTCTATTTCGGTTACGGATAGCTGAAACAGGTTATCGGTTACCTGACAGCAGACCTGCATCGTAACACCTATCTCTTTTACTTTTAATGTATACAGAATCCGGTCAGCTTCCGCTTTGCTTGCCACCTGAGGCTGATAATAAT
This is a stretch of genomic DNA from Parabacteroides chongii. It encodes these proteins:
- a CDS encoding FecR family protein; protein product: MEDIIIKYLNQTATENEMRALLEWLDENIDNQRQFAITRDLWFASEASVSSRYGESANAFIRFRESALAFENRKSKNGISIRLVKIAASIALLIACSAMAFFIGKESTPHTSQIVNVVMNQAIMGPGHKGSVTLPDGTLAWLNSNSKLIYPDQFEEGVRKVKLIGEGYFEVTPNVKAPFYVETSDMSVKVLGTRFDVQNYEKKNISETVLLSGKVEVMMKSNGERRVLSPNEKLSLDRQTNRYTVDRVDAAEYALWTAEKLVFADERLSTILRKMERWYGISISCKQGVPLDSRYSLTIRNESKEEILKMLSILVRIDYTIKDDTIVLYKI
- a CDS encoding RNA polymerase sigma-70 factor, whose protein sequence is MKQDFIFFEDLFHIYYCSLLAFANKYTNDRQASEDIVQDVFMALWMKRDTINFNDPIKPYLYKATYNKSITYLNSLQENVNIDEQNIKLQLQQKIISFDLQDSLLLKEVSEEIISCVDTLPEQCRKVFLLSRGQGLKNKEIALQLNISEKTVEGHISKALAEIRSHLRKLDLMPMVGYILYQCIGIS
- a CDS encoding glycoside hydrolase family 3 N-terminal domain-containing protein, which produces MSKTTSLLIGLIAFAGQAMAQQPLYKQATVPVEDRVKDLVGRMTVEEKVGQLCCPLGWEMYTKTKNGVVASDLYKERMKAMPIGSFWAVLRADPWTQKTLETGLNPKLSAKALNALQKYAVEETRLGIPVLFAEECPHGHMAIGTTVFPTSLAQASTWNEELMYKMGEAIALEARSQGANIGYGPVLDIAREPRWSRMEETFGEDPVLTSNLGVAFMKGMQGNEQNDGKHLFSTLKHFAAYGIPEAGHNGARANVGMRQLFSDYLPPFKKAVEAGVGTIMTSYNSIDGVPCTSNKYLLTDVLRDQWGFKGFVYSDLTSIEGIVGARVAKDNKEAAVLALKAGLDMDLGGNAYGKNLKKAFEEGSITMEDLDRAVANVLRLKFRMGLFENPYVSPEQAKQLVRSKAHKELAREVAREGIVLLKNDGVLPLKKNIGSIAVIGPNADMMYNQLGDYTAPQEREEIVTVLDGIRKAVSPSTKVNYVKGCAIRDVTASNIPAAVEAARAADAVVLVVGGSSARDFKTKYIGTGAADVSTDGIQVLPDMDCGEGYDRSTLRLLGDQEPLLEALAATGKPLIVVYIQGRTLNMNLASEKAQALLTAWYPGEQGGTAIADVLFGDYNPAGRLPVSVPRSEGQLPLFYSQGKQRAYVESEGTPLYAFGYGLSYTKFEYSQLEMQKGNGKDALQTVSCTVTNTGDRDGEEVVQLYICDKVASVSQAPILLKAFERIALKKGESKKVTFTLGEEELSLYNMEMKQVVEPGDFKVMIGAASDDIRLQGEFTL
- a CDS encoding alpha-L-fucosidase; translation: MKILKTLFGCLTGAVLTINVNAQQVQGFVHERSTDYEWPTDQKVLDKLDKWQDQKFGVLFHWGLYSVPGIVESWSICSEDVDWISRKKDMTYDEYKKWYYGLKDSLNPTQFDPAKWADIMQDAGMKYMIFTTKHHDGFCMFDSKFTDFSIANGPFGTDPKKDVARHVFDAFRQKDFMIGCYFSKPDWHCEWFWNPYFATANRRQNYKKENHPDWWKNYQDFTYNQMNELMTDYGNFDILWLDGGWVTGDDVNLDKLLTKVRTSTQPGLISVDRTIRGRNENYQTPERSIPETQLNNPWESCITLSNDWGWVPNAPYKSPTKVIGLLAEITAKGGCLLLGVGPTPQGTIEDAVAERLHVIGDWLRVNGKAIYNTRITLVYNDGNVWFTADKDGKTLYAVYALPEGENLPETIEWSGNIPTGKMKMLKGNKTVKYTCKDGKVKVTLPKGLKNEPIALQFLVDR
- a CDS encoding glycosyl hydrolase family 95 catalytic domain-containing protein, yielding MKKNLLLTLSVWLLTACNVSVDLPVVSSDSDLQFPDLAKTWDEGMPLGNATVGALVWQRDSALRFSLDRTDLWDLRPMDSISGPNNRFAWVREQVMKGDYLPVQKKFDHPYNQQPAPSKIPGAALEFSLEKLGSPSDVHLYLNNALCEATWENGATLKTFVHATEPVGWFVFENLPSSITPTLISPKYNTGGNEAGSSVEGQDLRRLGYKQGEINEDANQITYHQEGWNGFSYDVNVRWEQKGKTLCGVWSVTSSLVQDKASDETQEAMTRGINQDYQSHLDFWKSYWAQSSVTLPDPVLQKQYDNEMYKYGSATREDSYPISLQAVWTADNGKLPPWKGDYHHDLNTQLSYWPTYTGNHLKEGLGYLNTLWNQRDVYKEYTRQYFETDGMNVPGVCTLLGVPMGGWIQYSMSQTAGAWLAQHFYFHWKYSMDREFLKDRAYPFLKEVATFLEQISVVDAQGVRKLTMSSSPEIYDNSINAWFKDMTNYDLALMKFAFGAASELAGELNIPEEAAHWQMLNEQLPELDTDKEGALTFAKGFSYDQSHRHFSHAMAIHPLGLLDWSQGEKSQKIIRATIQKLEDYGPDWWCGYSYSWCGNMKARAFDGEGAADKLRTFAECFCLRNTFHANGDQTKSGKSKFTYRPFTLEGNFAFASGIQEMLLQSHTGIIRVFPAIPAGWSNVSFDNLRAMGAFLISAEKQNGKITKLRIYPEQGGTIRIASPFGAEEVVVTGNAGEVTNENGILSFETSKGEWVNIINK